The following proteins are encoded in a genomic region of Phycisphaerae bacterium:
- a CDS encoding polyketide synthase dehydratase domain-containing protein — protein MKFILLDKIISIEPPTRIVARKTLSLAEEYLADHFPTFPVMPGVLMLEAMVQASAWLVRATQDFSRSMVVLEEAKNVNYKSFVSPGRALEVVCEAVRIEDDSSDFKALGRSPDGDEIVKARLKLRHYNLADSNSMWAETDERLIDDLRGKFKLLGGPSALKLAGALTGTGSV, from the coding sequence ATGAAGTTTATTCTCCTCGACAAGATTATCTCGATTGAGCCACCCACGCGCATCGTAGCGAGAAAAACGCTTTCACTCGCGGAGGAGTACCTGGCTGACCACTTCCCGACATTTCCGGTGATGCCGGGTGTGCTGATGCTCGAGGCCATGGTTCAGGCTTCGGCGTGGCTGGTCAGGGCGACGCAGGATTTCAGTCGGAGCATGGTTGTCTTGGAGGAGGCGAAGAACGTTAACTACAAGAGCTTTGTCTCGCCGGGCCGTGCGCTGGAAGTGGTCTGCGAGGCGGTTCGGATCGAGGACGATTCGAGTGATTTCAAGGCGTTGGGGCGTTCGCCGGATGGTGATGAAATCGTGAAAGCTCGTTTGAAATTGCGTCATTACAATCTCGCGGATTCGAATTCGATGTGGGCCGAAACGGACGAGCGGCTGATCGATGACCTTCGTGGGAAGTTCAAGTTGCTCGGCGGTCCATCGGCGCTTAAGTTGGCCGGGGCTTTGACGGGCACGGGTTCAGTTTGA
- a CDS encoding DinB family protein, translating into MAAAYPGAPNAIPEILAMYERQIVDLESMCAELSPQQYRARPVPGKWSTLELLCHLADSEMVWADRIKRTIALPNPMLLAYDEMLYVNALAYEQRDPAEELAVIRATRMQTARILSSIKQDAWERTAVHSERGITSVKDIAQTAIGHTHHHLPFLLAKRTAMGLR; encoded by the coding sequence ATGGCCGCGGCATATCCCGGCGCACCAAATGCGATTCCCGAAATACTGGCGATGTACGAACGACAGATCGTTGATCTGGAGTCGATGTGTGCGGAATTGTCGCCTCAACAGTACCGCGCCAGACCCGTGCCCGGAAAGTGGTCGACTCTTGAGCTGTTGTGCCATCTCGCTGACAGCGAAATGGTCTGGGCCGACCGAATCAAGCGCACCATCGCGCTGCCGAACCCAATGTTGCTTGCCTACGACGAGATGCTCTACGTCAACGCACTGGCTTATGAGCAGCGAGACCCCGCCGAAGAGCTTGCCGTCATCCGCGCGACCCGCATGCAGACGGCTCGGATTCTCTCTTCGATCAAGCAGGACGCATGGGAGCGAACCGCTGTTCACTCGGAACGGGGCATCACCAGCGTGAAGGACATCGCCCAGACGGCGATCGGCCACACGCATCATCACCTGCCGTTCCTTCTCGCCAAGCGAACGGCCATGGGGCTGCGGTGA
- a CDS encoding beta-ketoacyl-[acyl-carrier-protein] synthase family protein has translation MSRRVVITGMGWVTPLGHDIETVWRRILGGESGIAATTIFDAATFPTQFSAEVKEFDLRKFLTAEEFEQHKTASRQARFALAAAKMAWESSRLGDKLDLDRTQVGVYLGGGEGPLDFENFVAAAVDGWDYSVGKLDSNHWADVALKRLSEVSESEQDPNMAAAHIAELFGIEGPNFNTLTACAASTQAIGEAMNMIRRGDAHVMISGGCHSMIHPLGVTGFNRLTALSTRNDSCVSASRPFDRTRDGFVLGEGAGMIVLEELEHAQARGATILCEVLGFGSTADAFRITDIHEDGRGGIASMRMAIRDAGIKTEEINYISAHGTGTQENDKIETLAIKGVFGENARNVPVSSVKSMLGHLIAAAGACELITCVLAIRDQVLPPTINYKNPDPLCDLDYVPNQPRKTQVKTCLSNSFGFGGQNDTLVIREFTN, from the coding sequence ATGAGTCGTCGAGTTGTTATTACAGGCATGGGATGGGTGACTCCGCTTGGTCACGATATTGAGACGGTCTGGCGCCGAATTCTCGGTGGTGAGAGCGGCATTGCCGCAACGACCATCTTTGATGCCGCTACGTTTCCGACGCAGTTTTCCGCCGAAGTGAAGGAGTTCGACCTACGCAAATTTCTGACGGCCGAGGAGTTTGAGCAGCATAAGACCGCGTCAAGGCAGGCTCGTTTTGCGCTGGCTGCCGCAAAGATGGCATGGGAGTCGTCTCGACTCGGTGACAAGCTTGATCTGGATCGGACTCAGGTGGGCGTCTATCTCGGCGGCGGCGAAGGGCCGCTTGATTTCGAGAATTTCGTCGCCGCTGCGGTCGATGGATGGGATTACTCGGTCGGCAAGCTTGACAGCAATCATTGGGCCGATGTCGCATTGAAGCGGCTGTCCGAGGTAAGCGAAAGCGAGCAAGACCCCAACATGGCCGCGGCTCACATTGCGGAGCTATTTGGCATCGAGGGACCCAATTTCAATACGCTGACGGCCTGCGCCGCGAGCACACAAGCCATCGGCGAAGCCATGAACATGATTCGACGCGGCGATGCCCATGTGATGATTTCCGGCGGCTGCCACTCGATGATCCATCCGCTTGGCGTTACCGGTTTCAACCGGCTCACCGCGCTCTCCACGCGAAACGATTCGTGTGTTTCGGCCTCGCGTCCGTTCGATCGAACGCGCGACGGCTTTGTTCTTGGCGAAGGCGCCGGCATGATCGTTCTGGAAGAGTTGGAGCATGCTCAGGCTCGCGGCGCGACGATTCTGTGCGAGGTGCTCGGCTTCGGGTCGACGGCCGATGCCTTCCGGATCACCGATATTCACGAGGATGGTCGCGGGGGCATCGCTTCCATGCGAATGGCGATTCGCGATGCGGGTATCAAGACCGAAGAGATCAACTACATCTCCGCCCACGGCACCGGTACGCAGGAGAATGACAAGATCGAGACACTCGCGATTAAGGGTGTCTTTGGCGAGAACGCCCGGAATGTGCCCGTCAGCAGCGTCAAGAGCATGCTGGGGCACCTGATCGCAGCGGCCGGCGCATGCGAACTGATCACCTGCGTGCTTGCAATTCGCGACCAGGTGCTGCCGCCGACGATCAACTACAAGAATCCCGACCCGCTCTGCGATCTGGATTACGTTCCGAACCAACCGCGCAAAACCCAGGTCAAGACCTGCCTCAGCAATTCTTTCGGCTTTGGCGGGCAGAACGACACGCTCGTGATCCGCGAATTCACGAACTGA
- a CDS encoding acyl carrier protein translates to MAMSRDEVYSKVKDVLVDALGVDDDEVTEEATLQADLGAESIDFLDIVFRLEKTFAIKIPRGELFPEAIVSNPEYVEGGKLTSKGLSALKSAMPHADFTEFETDPDINRMSMLFTVKTIVNYLTTKMAA, encoded by the coding sequence ATGGCGATGAGCCGAGACGAAGTGTATTCGAAAGTGAAGGATGTGCTGGTCGACGCGCTGGGTGTGGACGACGACGAAGTCACCGAGGAGGCGACTTTGCAGGCTGATCTCGGAGCGGAATCGATCGACTTTCTCGACATCGTCTTCCGTCTCGAAAAGACGTTTGCCATCAAGATTCCTCGCGGCGAGTTGTTCCCCGAGGCGATCGTCAGTAATCCGGAGTACGTCGAGGGCGGTAAGCTGACTTCGAAGGGACTGTCCGCGCTGAAGTCCGCAATGCCGCATGCCGACTTCACGGAATTCGAGACCGACCCGGACATCAACCGAATGTCGATGCTCTTCACCGTCAAGACCATCGTGAACTACCTGACTACCAAGATGGCGGCCTAA
- a CDS encoding beta-ketoacyl-[acyl-carrier-protein] synthase family protein, with the protein MKKNRVVITGMGVVSPVGLGITETFDALVEKKSGIGRITAFDPSHFPAQIAGEIRGAEVKDCVPKGYRKATKVMARDIELAVIAAYHAVKDAGIKTKCIVDRGEAEKTDVDSTRFGANIGAGLICADLNELAGALASAVDNPAASSERNFSLAKWGNEGMQNLTPLWLLKFLPNMLACHVTIVHDCQAPSNTITCGEASSHLAIGEAFRTIERGAADICICGGAESKLNPMGLARQQLLNRLANNRNDTPQSACRPFDRDRTGTVISEGGGLVILEELERARSRGARIYGEIVGFGASTNVGGRGRSRHEGRGVTLAVRKALVDAGTSADQVDLLNASGIGTRESDRIEAEGIRGVFGERTGQIPILCTKGSIGNNGAGAGAIDLAVTANAIHRGVIPPSLNTESIDTECGLNVVRGDPIDCRASFAVSVATALSGGQTAALVIRRWQP; encoded by the coding sequence ATGAAGAAAAACCGAGTCGTGATCACGGGAATGGGCGTTGTCTCGCCCGTCGGCCTCGGCATTACCGAAACCTTTGATGCGCTCGTCGAGAAGAAGAGCGGCATCGGGCGAATCACCGCATTCGACCCGTCGCACTTCCCGGCCCAGATCGCCGGCGAGATTCGCGGGGCTGAGGTCAAGGATTGTGTGCCGAAGGGATATCGTAAGGCCACGAAGGTCATGGCCCGCGATATCGAGCTGGCCGTTATTGCCGCCTATCACGCCGTGAAGGATGCCGGCATCAAGACCAAGTGCATCGTCGATCGCGGCGAGGCCGAGAAAACAGATGTGGACTCGACCCGCTTCGGTGCGAACATCGGCGCGGGTCTGATCTGTGCCGATCTGAACGAACTGGCCGGCGCTCTGGCTTCGGCGGTGGACAATCCCGCCGCTTCGTCCGAACGGAACTTCAGCCTCGCAAAGTGGGGCAATGAGGGCATGCAAAACCTGACGCCGCTCTGGCTGCTCAAGTTTCTGCCCAACATGCTCGCCTGCCATGTGACCATTGTTCATGATTGTCAGGCCCCCTCCAACACAATTACTTGCGGTGAGGCCAGCTCCCATCTCGCAATTGGCGAGGCCTTCCGAACCATTGAGCGCGGCGCGGCGGACATTTGCATCTGTGGCGGGGCCGAGAGCAAACTGAATCCGATGGGCCTTGCTCGGCAGCAGTTGCTAAATCGGCTGGCCAACAATCGAAACGACACGCCGCAGTCTGCATGTCGCCCGTTCGACCGGGATCGCACTGGTACGGTGATCAGCGAGGGTGGCGGATTAGTGATCCTGGAGGAACTGGAGCGGGCCAGGTCACGCGGTGCAAGAATTTATGGTGAAATCGTCGGCTTCGGTGCATCGACCAACGTCGGCGGTCGCGGTCGATCGCGGCATGAGGGTCGCGGCGTGACCCTCGCGGTTCGCAAAGCGCTGGTGGATGCCGGCACTTCGGCGGATCAGGTGGATCTGCTGAATGCATCAGGAATCGGGACACGGGAATCCGATCGGATTGAAGCGGAGGGAATCCGCGGCGTCTTCGGCGAACGGACCGGCCAGATTCCGATACTCTGCACCAAAGGATCCATCGGAAACAACGGCGCCGGCGCCGGGGCTATCGACCTTGCCGTGACCGCGAATGCGATTCATCGCGGCGTGATTCCGCCGTCCCTGAACACTGAATCGATCGACACCGAATGCGGATTGAATGTCGTTCGCGGCGATCCGATCGATTGCCGGGCGAGCTTCGCCGTGTCTGTCGCGACGGCTCTTTCGGGCGGCCAGACGGCGGCCCTCGTCATCCGGAGGTGGCAGCCATGA
- a CDS encoding nuclear transport factor 2 family protein: MQSDVLDLSERWFQAWLDKDAATVIRLASEDYIYIGPSGLFMDRDGILAVIRSPGYSLDRGTRTEVVVRAMGPDAAVVRHRYQGVGSFEGTTFTDDHRCVMVWQRNANEWRLVMEQCSFTSP, encoded by the coding sequence GTGCAGTCGGATGTGCTGGACTTAAGCGAGCGCTGGTTTCAGGCGTGGCTTGATAAGGATGCCGCGACTGTGATACGCCTGGCGTCTGAGGACTACATCTACATTGGCCCGAGCGGGCTGTTCATGGACCGTGATGGCATACTGGCGGTCATCCGCTCTCCCGGCTACTCCCTGGATCGCGGCACGCGCACCGAAGTCGTGGTCCGAGCGATGGGCCCCGATGCCGCCGTGGTGCGCCACCGTTATCAGGGAGTCGGCTCGTTTGAGGGCACCACCTTCACGGACGATCATCGGTGTGTCATGGTCTGGCAAAGAAACGCCAATGAATGGCGGCTGGTCATGGAGCAATGCTCCTTCACCAGCCCATAG
- a CDS encoding TIR domain-containing protein, giving the protein MNASAATKLYICHEPDHDLIAAKLDAWPRTNSDIARYNQRHSINPESELAEPLKTELRAQIHAADVVVCVVGQATFLDPWIKWELTTARSKTHRGGFVAVMLDDLYAHPPSLIGAGTMFIKLKRTFVMDAIAWAADQQDPCEDFILED; this is encoded by the coding sequence ATGAACGCGTCTGCCGCAACAAAACTCTACATCTGCCACGAACCGGATCACGACCTGATCGCAGCGAAGCTCGATGCATGGCCAAGGACCAATTCCGACATCGCCCGATACAACCAACGCCACAGTATCAACCCCGAAAGCGAGTTGGCAGAGCCGCTCAAGACGGAACTTCGCGCGCAGATCCACGCCGCCGACGTGGTCGTCTGTGTCGTCGGACAGGCGACCTTTCTGGACCCCTGGATCAAATGGGAGCTGACGACGGCTCGATCAAAGACCCATCGTGGCGGCTTTGTCGCCGTCATGCTGGATGATCTCTACGCGCACCCGCCGTCGCTGATTGGCGCGGGGACCATGTTCATCAAGCTAAAGCGGACTTTCGTAATGGACGCGATCGCATGGGCGGCGGATCAGCAGGACCCCTGCGAGGATTTTATCTTGGAGGACTGA
- a CDS encoding beta-hydroxyacyl-ACP dehydratase has product MRWIWIDKFVDFVSGVRATAVKNVSMAEEHLHDHFPAYPVMPASLIVEGMAQTAGILVGEARQFKEKVILAKVKQAKFLREVRPGDQLKYEAAIEQVTEEAAMTTGRVSVNGEPLAEIDIVFSHIDNNMSGLVFPEENFVFTDDFKSLLQSYNVSTSAAS; this is encoded by the coding sequence GTGCGTTGGATCTGGATCGACAAGTTTGTTGACTTTGTTTCCGGTGTTCGCGCGACGGCGGTCAAGAACGTCAGCATGGCCGAGGAGCATCTGCACGACCACTTTCCCGCGTATCCGGTCATGCCCGCCAGCCTGATCGTCGAGGGTATGGCACAGACCGCCGGAATCCTCGTTGGCGAAGCGCGGCAGTTCAAGGAGAAGGTCATTCTCGCCAAGGTCAAGCAGGCGAAGTTTCTAAGGGAAGTTCGCCCCGGTGACCAACTGAAATATGAGGCGGCCATCGAACAAGTCACTGAAGAGGCCGCGATGACCACCGGCCGGGTTTCGGTCAACGGTGAGCCCCTTGCGGAGATCGACATCGTCTTTTCGCACATCGACAACAACATGAGCGGCCTGGTGTTCCCGGAAGAGAATTTCGTCTTCACGGACGACTTCAAGTCGCTGTTGCAATCCTATAACGTTTCCACCTCCGCGGCCTCATAG
- a CDS encoding DNA alkylation repair protein, with translation MKSKDVLAQLKSLGDAARRKHNIKAGAPENQFGVKLGDIRTIAKKIKTDQALALELWSTGNVDAQLLATLIIKVTSLSAEQLDTLTRSATCTQVADWLNAYVVAQHPEKDALREKWMKDKDRWAARAGWNLTANGVNKAATDFDPAALLDRIEKEMPNALPEVQWTMNNTLAAIGIKHAAHRKRAIAIGEKIGLYRDWPVSKGCTPPYVPVWVEAMVKREK, from the coding sequence ATGAAGTCCAAGGACGTCCTCGCCCAACTCAAGTCCCTCGGCGACGCCGCTCGCCGAAAGCACAACATCAAAGCCGGGGCACCCGAAAACCAGTTTGGTGTGAAGCTCGGCGACATTCGCACGATCGCGAAAAAAATCAAGACCGATCAAGCACTCGCCCTCGAACTCTGGTCCACTGGAAACGTGGACGCACAGCTTCTGGCCACACTTATCATCAAAGTTACGTCCTTGTCCGCAGAGCAACTCGACACGCTGACTCGCTCCGCCACCTGCACGCAGGTGGCGGACTGGCTGAATGCCTATGTCGTTGCACAACATCCCGAAAAGGATGCGCTACGCGAAAAGTGGATGAAAGACAAAGATCGCTGGGCCGCTCGTGCGGGATGGAACCTCACCGCCAACGGCGTGAACAAAGCCGCGACAGATTTCGACCCCGCTGCATTGCTCGACCGCATCGAAAAAGAGATGCCCAACGCCCTGCCGGAGGTGCAGTGGACAATGAACAACACCCTCGCCGCAATTGGCATCAAGCACGCCGCACATCGGAAGCGCGCAATCGCCATCGGCGAGAAGATTGGACTGTACCGCGATTGGCCGGTTTCCAAGGGCTGTACGCCGCCTTACGTGCCGGTTTGGGTCGAGGCGATGGTGAAACGGGAAAAGTGA